The genomic stretch TGCCCTATCGACCGCGTAGATGGCAGGTCAACTGGGAGAAGGCGAACGTTCCCGGCAAGATGGCCAACGTCCTCGAAATCCCGGTCAACTGGTACCTCGATGACTTCCCGCCCCTCGCGTACGTGGGAGGTATCCAGCCGGGCCAGCAGGACACCGATACGATCTATCGCAGGTGGCGTGACATCTTCGACTATGCGTACGAGCGTGTGGAGAATGGCGTGTACGCCACGGCCGTTCACCCGCAAATCATCGGTCAGGCCCATCACATGTTGTTCTTCGAGAAGTTGATCGCGCACATCTCGAGCAAGGACGGCGTCTGGTTCGCCACCTGCGAGGAGATCGCCAAAGCATGGGTGGACGACGACGCAGACCGTGCCGGGCTTGCCGAACCGGATGTCCGCGGAGTCGAGCCGGCGCCTGTCGACTCCGGCTGGCACTAGGGTTGTCGAGTAATGGTCGGCCGGGCCTCGAGGCTCGGCCGACCAGCTCATCTGCGGAGGAATTCCATGGAAACGAAGGCTGTGAGAGGCCTGGGCCACGTCGACGGAGGTCGATCGCGCACCGTGCGTAGGAGCCTGACGCCCCTGGTCGATGATGTGCGCGCACAGCTCGGGCTCGATGTTGCGCTCGTCCTCTACCAGAGCCCATTGTCGGCCGGCGCGTACGTGCTCGCCGCGAGCGCAGACGACGACACGCGCCTTCCATTGCCGAACGAGCCGTTGCGAGTGCAGGGTGCGCTCGCATCACGCCAGACGAGGTCGCGCTTCGACGTCACCCTGGAGTCGGCGATCCGCAACTACACGCTTCACCTCTCAGCGGCCCTGATTCTGCCCTGGGACCAGGACGCCGGGCGCGGTTGGCTGATCGCGGGGATGCACGCATCCAGACAGGAAGGCAAGGCGCTCGATCAGGAGCTCCTCTCACGCTTCTCGTCGCAGATTAGCCGCGCGCACCGCCTTGCAGGCCTCGAGGGCGCGACCCGACTGCGGCAGGACGTCCAGAGGGCCTTGCGGACGATGTCCGTGGCACAGCTTGATTCGCCGACCGTGCCTGAGGCCCTCCAGACGATCGTCACTGTGGCCCGCACGCTCCTTGGGACGGCGTCCTCGTACGTCTCGATGCCAGGCGCAGACGGCAGCGACGCAGACGGCAGCGACTTCGTCTTCACCAACTTCGTGAACATCCGAACGAGTCCCTTCCGTCGCCTGCGAATGGGTCCTGGTGCCGGCCTCGGTGGCCTCGCCCGAGAGACGCTGCGCGCTGTTCGGAGCCTGAACTATGCTGAGGACCCGCGGCTGCGCCAGGCCCCGGTTGAGGAGACTCTGGGAGAGGGGCTCCATTCGGCCATGTGCGCGCCACTCGTCGCTGCCGACGGGAGCCTGCTCGGGCTCCTCTACGTGGCTAATCGGGAAATCACGCCGTTCACGGAGAGCGATGCGTCGCTGCTGGATGAATTTGCCGAGTTCGCATCACTCTCGCTCCGGCAGGCCGAAGCCGAGCAGCACCGGATGGCGGTAGTGCGGCGGCTTGAGCAGGAGCGTCTCGCGTTCGAGCTCCACGACTCCCTTGTCCGTGACCTCATGGAGATAGGGTTCATCGCCGAGGCCGGCCTCGCGGTGGCGACCGACTCGCCGGTGCGAAACCAATTGGAGGCGATCGGTCGTACCGCGGAGCTTTGCCTCGAGAAGGTCCGCGAGGAGATCACGCGGATGGCGAATGACGGTGGGCTCGCCGAGAGCTCCTCGGTCGGCGAAGTCATCGAGCAGCTGCGGTACGGGCACGGCCTGAGAGACATCGAGCGGTCGTTCGTCGTGACCGGTGCTGTTCGGTCGGCACTACCTGCAGCCGTCGCGAGCGCCCTTGTGAGCATCGGCCAAGAGGCCATCGCGAACTCGGAGCGGCATTCCAATGCGTCGCAGGTCGAGGTCGCGCTCGAAGTCAGCGACGACGCGGCAACGATCCGCATCTCCGACAACGGCTACGGCATAAGCAGCGACGTGCTCGAAGCAAGCATGAGTCAGGACTCGAGGCACTTCGGCCTACGCCAGATGCGGAGCATCGCACGGCGGATGGGAGGGTCTTTCGTGATCGTTCGCTACGACGGGGGCCTCTCGATTCAGGCCCGCCTTCCCCTCAGCCACCGAGAGCCCGAATGATCACTATTGGCGTGGTCGACGACCATATGATCGTGCAGGACGGCATCAACGCGATGACGCAACGCACCAGCGAC from Gaiella occulta encodes the following:
- a CDS encoding GAF domain-containing sensor histidine kinase; the protein is METKAVRGLGHVDGGRSRTVRRSLTPLVDDVRAQLGLDVALVLYQSPLSAGAYVLAASADDDTRLPLPNEPLRVQGALASRQTRSRFDVTLESAIRNYTLHLSAALILPWDQDAGRGWLIAGMHASRQEGKALDQELLSRFSSQISRAHRLAGLEGATRLRQDVQRALRTMSVAQLDSPTVPEALQTIVTVARTLLGTASSYVSMPGADGSDADGSDFVFTNFVNIRTSPFRRLRMGPGAGLGGLARETLRAVRSLNYAEDPRLRQAPVEETLGEGLHSAMCAPLVAADGSLLGLLYVANREITPFTESDASLLDEFAEFASLSLRQAEAEQHRMAVVRRLEQERLAFELHDSLVRDLMEIGFIAEAGLAVATDSPVRNQLEAIGRTAELCLEKVREEITRMANDGGLAESSSVGEVIEQLRYGHGLRDIERSFVVTGAVRSALPAAVASALVSIGQEAIANSERHSNASQVEVALEVSDDAATIRISDNGYGISSDVLEASMSQDSRHFGLRQMRSIARRMGGSFVIVRYDGGLSIQARLPLSHREPE